Proteins found in one Clostridium kluyveri DSM 555 genomic segment:
- a CDS encoding metal ABC transporter substrate-binding protein, which produces MFIFAGCSSKTAETTNTNSQSKIKVVVSFNAMKEFASAIGKDKIAITTIVPNGTEPHDFEPTTESLKNLSSANVFIYNGLGMESWTDKVLKSIDNKNLVVVNASKDSNPIKNTDAEEIEEHGEYDPHIWISLKGAEVESKNIKDALVKVDPSNKEFYEKNYDEFSKQLKDLHNEYTKKFETVKNKNFVTGHAAFAYLCRDYGLTQNSVENVFAEGEPSTKKLKELVDYCRQNKITTIFMEDMVSPKVSTTLANEIGAKVEKIYTLESKEDNKNYIESMKNNLEIIYNSLK; this is translated from the coding sequence ATGTTTATTTTTGCCGGCTGCAGCAGCAAAACAGCTGAAACTACTAATACAAACTCCCAATCCAAAATAAAAGTTGTAGTATCCTTTAATGCTATGAAAGAATTTGCTTCAGCTATTGGAAAAGATAAGATTGCCATTACTACAATAGTTCCCAACGGCACGGAACCTCACGATTTTGAGCCAACTACAGAAAGCCTTAAAAATTTAAGCAGTGCCAATGTATTTATATACAACGGACTAGGTATGGAATCCTGGACAGACAAAGTTTTAAAATCTATTGATAATAAAAATTTAGTTGTAGTAAATGCTTCAAAGGACTCAAATCCCATCAAAAATACTGATGCTGAAGAAATAGAAGAACACGGAGAATATGATCCTCATATTTGGATTAGTTTAAAGGGTGCAGAAGTTGAATCCAAGAATATTAAAGATGCTTTAGTTAAAGTGGACCCTTCAAATAAAGAATTCTATGAAAAAAATTATGATGAATTTTCAAAACAGCTAAAGGATCTTCATAATGAATATACTAAAAAATTTGAAACTGTGAAGAATAAAAATTTTGTGACAGGCCATGCTGCCTTTGCATATCTCTGTAGAGATTACGGTCTAACTCAAAACAGTGTAGAAAATGTATTTGCAGAAGGAGAACCTTCTACAAAAAAATTGAAAGAACTGGTAGATTACTGCAGACAAAATAAAATAACGACTATATTTATGGAAGACATGGTAAGTCCTAAAGTATCTACCACCCTGGCCAATGAAATAGGTGCCAAGGTTGAAAAAATATATACACTTGAAAGTAAAGAAGATAACAAAAACTATATTGAAAGTATGAAAAATAATTTAGAAATAATTTATAATAGTTTAAAATAA
- a CDS encoding YibE/F family protein, with amino-acid sequence MLKLFTKESKKYFFSLVILFLFIVQSIIPLKVFADDNSQTINTDSIRAKIVQIVSDKKKNIAAGDKNVVLEEQTLKIQISSGKHKGEDVTIKNTVDPSKQGNLIFNEGDQVFLSISEDSNGNITSSNIYQVARDKPLTYLLIFFILSMILIGKGKGFKSIITLTFTCFMVIKVFLNLILQGYNPITISIFVCIAIAIVSLIVIGGINRKTISAIIGTTSGVVISGVISFIVVNLTKVSGVGTEEAQLLMDIPLKHALDFKAILFAAILIGALGAVMDVSMSIASTMTEIKEAHPKISPGRLMKAGMVVGRDTMGTMATTLILAYISGSICLVLGYLANNSNFLDIVNQDMIACEIIKTLAGSIGLIFTIPITVIVCCILSD; translated from the coding sequence ATGTTAAAACTGTTTACAAAAGAGAGTAAAAAGTATTTCTTTTCTTTAGTCATTCTTTTCTTATTTATTGTACAAAGTATAATTCCTTTAAAAGTATTTGCAGATGATAATTCACAAACTATAAATACAGATTCCATTAGAGCTAAAATTGTACAAATAGTATCTGATAAAAAAAAGAATATTGCCGCAGGTGACAAAAATGTTGTTCTAGAAGAGCAGACATTAAAAATACAAATTTCAAGTGGAAAGCATAAAGGTGAAGATGTCACTATAAAAAATACTGTAGATCCTTCCAAACAAGGAAATTTAATTTTTAATGAGGGAGATCAAGTATTTCTATCTATAAGTGAAGATAGTAATGGCAATATAACCTCATCTAATATTTATCAGGTTGCCAGGGACAAGCCCCTAACTTACTTACTTATATTCTTTATACTTTCTATGATATTAATTGGAAAAGGCAAAGGATTTAAGTCTATAATAACATTGACATTTACCTGTTTTATGGTAATAAAGGTATTTCTAAATTTAATTTTACAAGGATACAATCCTATAACTATTTCAATATTTGTCTGTATTGCCATAGCCATTGTATCTTTAATCGTTATAGGAGGAATAAATCGAAAAACCATTTCAGCTATTATTGGAACAACTAGTGGAGTAGTTATATCAGGAGTTATATCATTTATAGTGGTCAATTTGACTAAAGTTTCTGGAGTAGGTACGGAAGAGGCTCAGCTGCTTATGGATATTCCTCTTAAACATGCACTTGATTTTAAAGCTATTCTATTTGCAGCCATACTTATAGGAGCCCTGGGGGCTGTAATGGATGTAAGTATGTCTATAGCATCAACCATGACAGAAATAAAAGAAGCACATCCTAAAATCAGTCCCGGCAGACTTATGAAAGCGGGAATGGTTGTAGGCAGAGATACTATGGGAACTATGGCTACAACTTTAATTCTTGCTTATATTAGTGGTTCAATATGTTTAGTTCTAGGTTATTTAGCCAATAACAGTAATTTTTTAGATATAGTAAATCAGGATATGATAGCTTGTGAAATTATTAAAACTTTAGCCGGAAGCATAGGTTTAATCTTTACAATCCCCATAACAGTTATTGTATGCTGTATTTTAAGTGATTAG